The proteins below come from a single Megalops cyprinoides isolate fMegCyp1 chromosome 5, fMegCyp1.pri, whole genome shotgun sequence genomic window:
- the LOC118778172 gene encoding suppressor APC domain-containing protein 2-like has protein sequence MALIATDRSCRLSGSTAACSRLGVRRDCIPSKANGNRNCKMQPTEAEFSTDGLPKAFLHSLRTLFDILDDGKKGYVHISEIESRWQGADTRDLPGGVLECLRRVAPPHGCLTFERFVAGLRYSMLNSHNDNLKPQSGVHHPQAPSHSAGLKQAPPPQQQQAPAQKPPSAHPGDSLGSWGVENKVRPMGPCNGANAHHNRAAFHQNRSRQHEDLSSGYAACNKPGESSHYPPSSNAAPGGQVLYSKAGYERTGRSLERIPNVPEGGSYRADLARTGKPHPHQNRVRSIESLALESPQLQKPSGAEGGGLPRSQSETTTGLAGSRRHGRSRDEQRRHTISNGVDYGMLKQMKELEQEKDSLLAGLDVVERAREWYQNQIHSVTERQRTMGQSGQCTDFFTESSQSRLNVLLPKLQEVNRCLSDLISCSGMPFTPPGTLPSATSSNPQQPPPPAPTQAIQRLKEQNRLLTQEVTDKSERITQLEQEKSALIKQLFEARARNTHDSSALDSTFI, from the exons ATGGCTTTGATAGCGACCGATCGCAGCTGCAGACTGAGCGGGTCGACGGCAGCATGCAGTAGACTTGGTGTCAGAAGAGACTGCATCCCAAGTAAGGCAAACGGCAACAGAAATTGCAAAATGCAGCCGACGGAAGCGGAGTTTTCTACGGATGGTTTGCCCAAAGCATTCCTGCACAGTCTGCGGACACTTTTTGATATTCTGGACGACGGGAAGAAGGGCTATGTTCATATATCGGAGATCGAGAGCCGGTGGCAGGGCGCAGACACACGGGATTTACCGGGCGGCGTACTGGAGTGCCTGCGACGGGTCGCCCCGCCTCACGGCTGCTTGACTTTCGAGCGCTTCGTGGCCGGGCTGCGGTACTCGATGCTCAACTCGCACAACGATAACCTGAAGCCCCAATCTGGTGTTCACCACCCGCAAGCTCCGTCTCATTCGGCAGGGCTGAAGCAGGCTCCACcgccgcagcagcagcaagcgCCCGCGCAGAAACCTCCCAGCGCACACCCTGGCGATTCGCTCGGCTCCTGGGGCGTCGAGAATAAAGTGCGCCCTATGGGGCCCTGCAACGGAGCCAATGCGCATCATAACCGCGCCGCTTTTCACCAGAATCGGTCCAGGCAGCACGAAGACTTGAGCAGCGGGTATGCCGCCTGCAACAAGCCCGGAGAATCTTCGCACTACCCACCGTCGTCCAACGCGGCTCCGGGTGGTCAGGTGCTCTATAGCAAGGCAGGGTATGAGAGGACTGGCAGGAGTTTGGAAAGGATTCCGAATGTGCCCGAAGGCGGATCGTATCGGGCCGATTTGGCTCGAACTGGGAAGCCGCATCCGCACCAAAACCGCGTCAGATCCATAGAGTCGCTTGCGCTCGAGTCCCCGCAGCTCCAGAAACCAA GTGGTGCGGAGGGCGGGGGGTTGCCCCGGTCACAGAGCGAGACCACAACGGGATTGGCTGGCTCGAGGCGCCATGGGCGGAGTCGGGATGAGCAGAGGCGTCACACAATTTCGAATGGAGTCGACTATGGAATG CTGAAGCAGatgaaggagctggagcaggagaaggacTCTCTCCTGGCAGGGCTGGATGTGGTGGAGCGGGCCCGGGAATGGTACCAGAACCAGATCCACAGTGTTACGGAGAGGCAGAGGACCATGGGTCAGAGCGGCCAGTGCACG gATTTTTTCACAGAATCCAGTCAGAGCCGTCTGAATGTCCTGCTTCCCAAATTACAGGAAGTTAACCGCTGCCTTAGTGACCTCATATCCTGTTCTGGAATG ccctTTACACCACCTGGCACTCTTCCCTCTGCCACTTCCTCGAACCCGCAGCAGCcgccacccccagcccccacgCAGGCCATCCAGAGACTGAAGGAGCAGAATCGACTCCTTACCCAA GAGGTGACGGATAAGAGTGAACGGATCACCCAGCTAGAGCAGGAGAAGTCAGCCCTAATCAAGCAGCTGTTTGAGGCACGCGCTCGGAACACCCacgacagcagtgccctggaCTCCACCTTCATCTGA